One genomic region from Evansella sp. LMS18 encodes:
- a CDS encoding HU family DNA-binding protein — translation MNKTELINAVAEKAELSKKDATNAVDAVFDVITGSLQNNEKVQLIGFGNFEVRERAARKGRNPQTGEEIEIPASNVPAFKPGKALKDAVK, via the coding sequence ATGAATAAGACAGAACTTATCAATGCTGTAGCTGAAAAGGCGGAACTTTCCAAAAAGGATGCTACTAACGCAGTAGATGCAGTCTTTGACGTCATCACTGGTTCTCTTCAAAACAATGAAAAAGTACAACTGATTGGTTTCGGAAACTTTGAAGTTCGCGAGCGTGCAGCCCGTAAAGGACGCAACCCGCAGACTGGAGAAGAAATCGAAATCCCTGCAAGCAATGTACCTGCTTTCAAGCCTGGTAAAGCCCTTAAAGATGCAGTTAAATAA
- the folE gene encoding GTP cyclohydrolase I FolE, with translation MNKVDHKKIEEAVTMILEAVGEDPSREGLTDTPKRVARMYEEIFQGINQDPKEHFTTIFGEDHEELVLVKDIPFYSTCEHHLVPFFGKAHIGYIPQGGKVTGLSKLARAVEAVTKRPQLQERITSTIADSIVETLEPHGVIVVVEAEHMCMTMRGVKKPGSQTVTSAVRGHFEKNPAARAEVLTLIKG, from the coding sequence ATGAATAAAGTTGACCATAAAAAAATTGAAGAGGCCGTAACAATGATTCTTGAAGCAGTCGGAGAAGATCCATCCAGGGAAGGGCTTACGGATACACCCAAGCGTGTGGCGCGAATGTACGAGGAAATTTTTCAGGGAATCAATCAGGATCCGAAAGAGCATTTCACAACTATTTTTGGCGAGGACCATGAAGAACTTGTTCTGGTAAAAGATATTCCATTTTATTCTACTTGCGAACATCACCTCGTCCCGTTTTTTGGAAAAGCCCATATTGGTTACATACCACAAGGCGGAAAAGTTACAGGGCTGAGTAAACTGGCGAGGGCAGTTGAAGCAGTGACAAAGCGGCCGCAGCTGCAGGAGAGGATTACTTCCACCATTGCAGACTCCATAGTTGAAACGCTGGAACCTCATGGAGTTATTGTTGTAGTTGAAGCAGAACATATGTGTATGACAATGCGTGGCGTGAAAAAGCCGGGATCTCAGACAGTAACCTCCGCTGTACGGGGGCATTTTGAGAAAAATCCAGCTGCCCGCGCCGAAGTTCTGACACTGATAAAGGGGTAG
- the mtrB gene encoding trp RNA-binding attenuation protein MtrB has translation MSDQKDYIVIKAKQDGVNVIGLTRGTDTRFHHSEKLDKNEVMIAQFTEHTSAIKIRGKAVIQTAHGEMHSDE, from the coding sequence ATGTCCGATCAGAAAGATTATATAGTTATTAAAGCAAAGCAGGACGGGGTTAACGTCATCGGCTTAACAAGAGGGACGGATACACGGTTTCACCATTCAGAGAAGCTGGATAAAAACGAAGTAATGATTGCCCAGTTCACAGAACATACATCAGCGATTAAAATACGGGGAAAAGCGGTTATCCAGACAGCCCATGGGGAAATGCACAGTGATGAATAA
- a CDS encoding heptaprenyl diphosphate synthase component 1 translates to MTSSYTYTKELSEELNEIFESFYTRIEHPYLKKYIEEPSLDKDQGIILFSMMKEKQLSSSYINKCVITAYLVQAALDTHEKVSADQQTEDSLKKKRQLRVLAGDYYSSLYYFMLSKINDLSMIRALACSIKEINEAKMNVYQNKKLDYYKCAEKVATIDSSVVQHVAGVLNLPEWKHASKEFFLLKRLLTERTMFVKEGKKGPLALILASESYAEGRSDQYVDDLFISRIETVKDRLYGMCTEGTTLQSIICSRVEELLEEVRYEKQCVAEEG, encoded by the coding sequence ATGACATCATCATATACTTACACCAAAGAACTTAGCGAAGAACTTAATGAGATTTTTGAGAGTTTCTATACCCGGATCGAGCATCCTTATTTAAAGAAATACATAGAAGAACCATCCCTTGATAAGGATCAGGGAATTATCTTATTCAGTATGATGAAGGAAAAGCAGCTTTCGTCCTCCTATATTAATAAATGCGTAATTACTGCCTACCTCGTACAGGCTGCCCTTGATACCCACGAGAAAGTTTCTGCAGATCAGCAGACAGAAGATTCCCTTAAAAAGAAAAGACAGCTGAGAGTGCTGGCGGGCGACTATTACAGCAGTCTCTACTACTTTATGCTGTCAAAAATAAATGACCTCTCAATGATCAGGGCTCTTGCCTGTTCCATTAAAGAAATTAATGAGGCAAAGATGAATGTTTACCAAAATAAGAAGCTGGACTATTACAAATGTGCAGAAAAGGTAGCGACGATTGATTCATCGGTCGTCCAGCATGTGGCTGGTGTACTTAATCTTCCGGAATGGAAACATGCTTCTAAAGAATTTTTTCTCCTGAAAAGGCTGCTTACGGAGAGAACGATGTTTGTGAAAGAAGGAAAAAAAGGCCCACTCGCATTAATACTGGCTTCCGAGTCATACGCTGAAGGCAGAAGCGACCAGTATGTGGATGATTTGTTTATTTCCCGGATTGAGACGGTTAAGGACAGACTTTACGGGATGTGTACGGAAGGGACAACCTTACAATCCATCATCTGCTCACGTGTGGAGGAATTGCTGGAAGAAGTACGCTATGAAAAACAATGTGTTGCAGAGGAAGGATAA
- a CDS encoding demethylmenaquinone methyltransferase yields MAQSKEEKVHQVFESIYGNYDKMNSIISFQLHLAWRKDTMKKMAVQEGASALDVCCGTADWTIALGKAAGRNGKVTGLDFSRNMLSVGEKKIKEEGMEQVKLVHGNAMELPFEDNSFDFVTIGFGLRNVPDYMAVLKEMHRVVKPGGMAVCLETSQPDLPVFRQVYWLYFKYVMPVFGKIFAKSYKEYSWLQESAQSFPGKKELKQMFEEAGFSKVSYKSYSGGAAASHFAKKTDRLSNH; encoded by the coding sequence ATGGCACAGTCTAAAGAAGAAAAAGTTCATCAGGTTTTTGAATCAATATATGGCAATTACGATAAAATGAATTCCATTATAAGTTTTCAGCTTCATCTGGCCTGGAGAAAAGATACGATGAAGAAAATGGCTGTTCAGGAAGGTGCGAGCGCGCTGGATGTATGCTGCGGTACAGCTGACTGGACAATCGCCCTCGGCAAGGCTGCAGGCAGGAACGGTAAGGTCACAGGCCTTGATTTCAGCCGTAATATGCTTTCTGTCGGGGAGAAAAAGATTAAAGAAGAAGGAATGGAACAAGTCAAGCTCGTACATGGAAATGCTATGGAGCTTCCATTCGAAGATAATTCCTTTGATTTTGTCACTATTGGCTTCGGGTTAAGGAATGTTCCTGATTATATGGCGGTACTGAAAGAAATGCACCGCGTAGTTAAACCAGGGGGAATGGCGGTCTGCCTGGAAACATCACAGCCTGACCTTCCGGTGTTCAGACAGGTTTACTGGCTTTATTTTAAATACGTTATGCCTGTTTTTGGGAAAATATTCGCGAAGAGCTATAAGGAATATTCATGGCTCCAGGAATCCGCTCAATCATTCCCGGGAAAAAAGGAACTGAAGCAGATGTTTGAGGAAGCTGGATTCAGTAAGGTAAGCTATAAATCCTATTCCGGCGGTGCAGCGGCATCCCACTTTGCGAAAAAGACTGATAGATTATCGAATCACTAA
- a CDS encoding UbiA-like polyprenyltransferase — MKKLKIILEMIKFEHTVFALPFAFLGAVLGSLLLEGNWPTISEWIWITLAMVGARSAAMTLNRIIDSKIDKANPRTADRAIPAGLVSRAETGLFLVLSFVLLFVSAFQLNMLAVYLLPVAVFFLVFYSYTKRFTWLCHVFLGITIGLGPLGGWVGATGTLTWEAFVLFLAVALWTAGFDVIYATQDADYDKEVKLYSIPSVFGIPKALLFARGFHILSLTAMIVLFFITPLSWIYLAGVLIVAGIMIYEHSLVSPHDLSKVNVAFFTMNGIISLTMLAFTIGDLLI, encoded by the coding sequence ATGAAGAAGTTAAAAATAATATTAGAGATGATAAAGTTCGAACACACTGTCTTTGCACTCCCGTTTGCATTTCTCGGAGCTGTATTAGGCAGTCTCCTGTTAGAGGGGAATTGGCCTACAATCAGCGAGTGGATCTGGATAACGCTGGCAATGGTTGGTGCCAGAAGTGCGGCAATGACTTTAAACAGAATTATTGATTCAAAGATTGATAAAGCAAATCCCAGGACTGCTGACAGGGCAATTCCTGCCGGGTTGGTCTCCAGAGCAGAGACGGGTCTGTTTCTCGTACTTTCGTTCGTCCTTCTGTTTGTTTCAGCATTCCAGTTAAATATGCTGGCTGTCTATTTACTGCCTGTTGCTGTATTTTTTCTTGTTTTCTATTCTTATACAAAAAGATTTACATGGCTTTGCCATGTTTTCCTTGGTATTACGATTGGTTTAGGGCCTCTTGGAGGCTGGGTTGGTGCAACCGGTACCTTGACCTGGGAGGCATTTGTTTTATTCCTTGCTGTTGCTTTATGGACAGCAGGCTTTGATGTGATTTATGCCACTCAGGATGCGGATTACGACAAAGAGGTCAAATTATATTCAATCCCAAGTGTTTTTGGAATTCCTAAAGCGCTTTTATTTGCAAGAGGATTCCATATATTAAGCTTAACAGCTATGATCGTATTATTTTTTATCACTCCGCTAAGCTGGATATATCTGGCTGGGGTGCTCATTGTGGCCGGTATAATGATTTATGAACATTCCCTTGTTTCTCCTCACGATCTTTCGAAGGTGAATGTAGCCTTTTTCACAATGAACGGAATAATCAGCCTGACTATGCTTGCATTTACGATAGGAGATCTGCTTATATGA
- a CDS encoding UbiX family flavin prenyltransferase: protein MNTDNKIFAVGITGASGAVYGVRVVQSLLRAEHTVHLLMTEAAWQVFYYELGMDTTDRESCLEELFGKNDNLHFHTQQDFSAPIASGSAKNDGMIIVPCSMGTLAKIANGISGNLLERTADVMLKERRKLIIVPRETPLHSVHLENMKKVSDQGGQIVPAMPGFYHNPETLDDLVNFVAGKVLDQAGVEHDLFKRWGEER from the coding sequence ATGAACACCGACAATAAGATATTTGCAGTAGGGATTACCGGGGCAAGCGGAGCAGTATATGGAGTAAGGGTTGTGCAGTCGCTTTTAAGAGCGGAACATACAGTACACCTGCTGATGACAGAGGCAGCATGGCAGGTGTTTTATTATGAACTGGGTATGGACACGACTGACAGGGAAAGCTGTCTGGAAGAACTGTTTGGCAAAAATGACAATCTTCATTTTCATACTCAGCAGGATTTTTCAGCCCCAATCGCCAGTGGTTCAGCAAAAAATGACGGTATGATAATCGTTCCTTGTTCTATGGGAACTTTAGCCAAAATCGCTAATGGCATATCCGGAAATCTGCTGGAGAGAACTGCCGATGTTATGCTTAAAGAGAGAAGAAAATTAATTATCGTTCCGAGAGAAACACCGCTCCATTCTGTGCATTTGGAAAACATGAAAAAAGTGAGTGACCAGGGTGGGCAGATTGTACCTGCGATGCCTGGTTTTTACCATAATCCGGAGACACTGGACGACCTTGTTAACTTTGTGGCTGGCAAGGTGCTGGACCAGGCCGGGGTGGAGCATGACCTTTTTAAACGCTGGGGGGAAGAGAGATGA
- a CDS encoding menaquinone biosynthetic enzyme MqnA/MqnD family protein encodes MSLVIAEIAYTNILPLFYHIDREMLKSRGCSFVPKIPSQLNRDMAEGNVHIGGISSFAYGEHSEEYILLPDMSVSSPAAVGSIFLFSKVPLTQLDGRSVALTSSSATSVNLLKIILKKFYNLNVNYETMAPDYHSMLASHDACLLIGDDAIRSVWNADNSIYRYDLGELWAHFTSLPMTFAVIAARRDAWLKEPELLHSLYDQFQLSKKAVLRDGFKEMIEKIRGEMGGSYFFWENYFNGLNYDLSAKHIEGLHLYYDLAYELGLLDEKVNKISLWQPAGYCQSV; translated from the coding sequence ATGAGCCTCGTAATCGCAGAAATTGCGTATACTAATATTCTGCCCTTGTTTTATCATATTGACAGGGAAATGCTAAAAAGCAGAGGATGCAGCTTCGTGCCTAAAATCCCCTCCCAGTTAAACAGGGACATGGCGGAAGGGAATGTCCATATTGGCGGTATTTCCTCGTTTGCGTACGGTGAACATAGTGAGGAGTATATCCTCCTTCCGGATATGTCTGTTTCATCCCCTGCTGCAGTGGGATCTATTTTCCTGTTTTCTAAAGTTCCGCTAACTCAGCTTGACGGACGGTCGGTTGCCCTCACTTCAAGCTCAGCAACATCAGTTAACCTGCTTAAAATCATACTTAAAAAATTTTATAACCTTAATGTAAATTACGAAACGATGGCCCCGGATTACCATTCCATGCTTGCGTCCCATGATGCCTGCCTGCTCATAGGTGATGATGCGATCCGCTCCGTCTGGAATGCGGACAATAGTATCTACAGGTATGATTTAGGAGAGTTATGGGCTCACTTTACATCCTTGCCAATGACTTTTGCGGTAATAGCAGCGAGAAGGGATGCATGGCTGAAGGAGCCAGAACTCCTTCACTCCCTTTATGACCAGTTCCAGTTGAGCAAGAAGGCAGTGCTCCGGGATGGATTTAAAGAAATGATTGAAAAGATACGCGGGGAGATGGGAGGTTCGTACTTTTTCTGGGAGAATTATTTTAACGGGCTTAATTACGATCTTTCAGCTAAGCATATCGAAGGCCTTCATCTGTATTATGACCTGGCTTATGAGCTGGGCTTGCTGGATGAGAAAGTAAACAAAATTTCGCTTTGGCAGCCGGCTGGCTATTGTCAATCTGTATAA
- the hepT gene encoding heptaprenyl diphosphate synthase component II encodes MKLTDIYWHLRSDIGKIEKEIERNINAEHPVLQEASAHILKAGGKRIRPVFVLLAAQFGTYNLEEIKKIAVPLELIHMGSLVHDDVIDDAELRRGKKTIKAKWDNKVAMYTGDYMFARAIEIATESHSPEVHQLLSEAMVEMCIGEVEQIRDQYNWNQNLRMYFRRIKRKTALLISVSCQLGAVAAEAPVMYQRELARYGYYTGMAFQITDDILDFTGTEKELGKPAGSDLLQGNITLPALYAMHHDPSIKQRVISYLNGADGSRENIKQTIKLIKESGAVGYSKEMADRYLEKSREAMADLPDIQAKKALMQIADYIGSRKF; translated from the coding sequence ATGAAACTGACAGATATTTATTGGCATTTACGTTCTGACATTGGGAAGATAGAAAAAGAAATTGAAAGAAATATTAACGCCGAACACCCGGTGCTCCAGGAAGCTTCAGCACATATACTTAAAGCGGGGGGCAAACGCATACGGCCTGTGTTTGTTCTTCTAGCTGCCCAGTTTGGCACCTATAATCTGGAGGAAATTAAAAAAATAGCTGTCCCCCTTGAATTAATACATATGGGCTCCCTTGTTCATGATGATGTGATTGATGATGCAGAACTCCGCCGGGGAAAAAAGACAATTAAGGCTAAGTGGGATAACAAGGTTGCTATGTACACAGGAGATTATATGTTTGCAAGAGCTATAGAGATAGCCACAGAAAGCCATTCTCCGGAAGTGCATCAGCTGCTCTCAGAAGCAATGGTGGAAATGTGTATTGGGGAAGTAGAACAAATAAGAGACCAGTATAACTGGAATCAGAACCTGAGAATGTATTTCCGCCGTATAAAGCGAAAAACAGCTTTGTTGATTTCGGTGAGCTGCCAGCTCGGCGCTGTGGCAGCAGAGGCACCGGTAATGTATCAGCGTGAACTGGCCCGGTACGGCTACTATACAGGTATGGCTTTTCAGATTACAGACGATATTCTTGATTTTACAGGTACAGAAAAGGAACTCGGCAAACCTGCCGGAAGCGATCTGCTGCAAGGGAACATAACTCTCCCGGCTTTATATGCCATGCATCATGATCCATCGATAAAACAGCGGGTGATCAGTTACCTGAACGGTGCAGACGGCTCAAGGGAGAATATCAAACAAACGATAAAGCTCATTAAAGAGTCAGGGGCTGTAGGGTATTCGAAGGAAATGGCCGACAGGTATCTTGAAAAATCAAGAGAAGCAATGGCAGATCTTCCTGACATTCAGGCGAAGAAAGCCTTGATGCAAATCGCTGATTATATTGGCAGCCGCAAGTTTTAA
- the ndk gene encoding nucleoside-diphosphate kinase yields the protein MERTFLMVKPDGVQRGLIGEVLSRFEKKGFTLAGAKMLAISKELAEQHYGEHKERPFFGELVDFITSGPVFAMVWEGDNVIAEARKMMGKTNPQEAAPGTIRGDFGVQVSMNIIHGSDSEESAKREIELFFNTEELVTYEKTVSKWV from the coding sequence ATGGAACGTACTTTTTTAATGGTTAAACCAGACGGAGTGCAGCGCGGCCTTATCGGAGAAGTGCTCAGCCGTTTTGAAAAGAAAGGCTTTACTTTAGCGGGAGCAAAAATGTTAGCGATTTCAAAAGAACTTGCCGAGCAGCATTACGGCGAGCATAAGGAGCGCCCTTTCTTCGGTGAACTCGTTGATTTCATTACTTCCGGACCGGTTTTTGCCATGGTTTGGGAAGGCGATAATGTTATTGCTGAAGCAAGAAAAATGATGGGTAAAACAAATCCGCAGGAAGCAGCTCCAGGAACGATTCGCGGAGACTTCGGAGTACAGGTTTCCATGAATATTATTCACGGTTCCGACTCTGAGGAAAGTGCAAAAAGAGAAATAGAATTGTTCTTCAACACAGAAGAGCTTGTAACATACGAAAAAACTGTTTCCAAATGGGTGTAA
- a CDS encoding protein-glutamate O-methyltransferase CheR yields MRDDYRLFVQNIKSSTGIDLGLYKEAQMKRRLTSLREKQGFTNFQLYYKTLIKEPDMMEEFLTRMTINVSEFFRNPERWAILEKKIQELETSRRKIRFWSAACSTGEEPYSLAMLLRKYYTYNDFEVLATDIDKVVLETAKKGFYIERALKEVPSEMLNSFFIKSGSGYEVKEEVKKSVKFKQHNLLSDSYETGFDLVICRNVMIYFTEEGKQALYKKLSDSLRPGGLLFVGSTEQIFNPKLYGLEPEDTFFYRKSNS; encoded by the coding sequence ATGCGGGATGATTATCGTTTATTTGTTCAAAATATTAAGAGCAGTACTGGAATAGATCTTGGCTTATATAAAGAAGCACAAATGAAAAGGAGGCTCACTTCCCTGAGGGAAAAACAGGGATTCACTAATTTTCAGCTATATTATAAAACACTCATAAAAGAGCCGGATATGATGGAAGAATTTTTGACGAGGATGACGATCAATGTTTCTGAGTTTTTCAGGAATCCGGAGAGATGGGCCATCCTTGAGAAAAAAATTCAGGAGTTAGAGACTTCCCGCAGGAAAATCAGGTTTTGGAGTGCTGCCTGTTCAACGGGTGAAGAACCGTATTCCCTGGCAATGCTGCTCAGGAAATATTATACATACAATGATTTTGAAGTACTTGCTACAGATATTGATAAAGTGGTATTAGAAACAGCAAAAAAGGGTTTTTACATAGAGCGTGCACTTAAAGAAGTCCCGAGTGAAATGCTGAATAGCTTTTTTATAAAAAGTGGGTCAGGATATGAAGTGAAGGAAGAAGTAAAAAAATCTGTGAAATTCAAACAGCATAATCTCCTCTCGGACAGTTATGAAACAGGTTTTGATTTAGTTATCTGCCGTAACGTTATGATTTACTTTACCGAAGAGGGAAAACAGGCTTTGTATAAAAAACTGAGCGATTCTCTGAGACCGGGAGGATTATTATTTGTAGGGAGTACAGAACAGATATTCAATCCAAAATTATATGGGCTGGAACCTGAAGACACATTCTTTTACAGAAAATCTAATTCCTGA
- the aroC gene encoding chorismate synthase — MRFLTAGESHGPELTAIIEGVPSQLPLTEEKINVHLARRQKGYGRGRRMQIEKDQVRITSGVRHGKTTGAPITLHVENKDWKHWVKIMGSAPLTEEEEKEVKRKITRPRPGHADLNGAIKYDHRDMRNVLERSSARETTVRVAVGAVAQELLNYFEIEVCGHVLEIGNIKSSQPEYSSISELKERSEASEVRCLDEEAGEKMKQAIDEAKENGDSIGGVVEVVAVNLPVGLGSHVHYDRKLDGKIARGVMSINAFKGVEIGIGFEAARLPGSLVHDEILHDEERGYYRRTNRLGGFEGGMTNGMPVVVHGAMKPIPTLYKPLQSVDIETKEPFSASIERSDSCAVPAAAVVCEAAVAWELADAFLEKFGADTIGDIKANLAAYTEKARNF, encoded by the coding sequence ATGAGATTTTTAACAGCGGGTGAATCCCACGGACCGGAACTAACTGCAATTATTGAAGGTGTACCCAGCCAGCTGCCGCTGACAGAAGAGAAGATAAATGTCCATCTTGCGCGGAGACAGAAAGGCTATGGACGGGGAAGAAGGATGCAGATTGAAAAAGACCAGGTGCGGATTACCAGCGGTGTAAGGCACGGGAAAACTACCGGAGCCCCAATTACACTTCATGTGGAAAACAAAGACTGGAAACACTGGGTAAAGATAATGGGCTCTGCTCCTTTAACGGAAGAGGAAGAAAAAGAGGTTAAGCGTAAAATTACACGCCCTCGTCCAGGCCATGCAGATTTAAACGGGGCGATTAAATACGATCATCGGGATATGAGAAATGTGCTTGAGCGCTCTTCTGCCAGGGAGACGACAGTAAGAGTAGCCGTTGGCGCTGTTGCACAGGAATTACTTAATTATTTTGAGATAGAAGTATGCGGCCATGTTCTTGAAATTGGAAACATAAAAAGCAGCCAGCCTGAATACAGTTCAATCAGTGAACTGAAAGAACGTTCAGAAGCATCAGAGGTTCGCTGCCTTGATGAAGAAGCTGGAGAAAAAATGAAACAGGCAATTGATGAAGCGAAAGAAAATGGGGATTCTATTGGCGGAGTTGTGGAAGTAGTCGCAGTCAACCTTCCAGTCGGCCTTGGCAGCCATGTCCATTACGACAGGAAGCTGGATGGTAAAATTGCCAGGGGTGTCATGAGTATAAACGCCTTTAAAGGGGTGGAGATCGGTATTGGCTTTGAAGCTGCAAGGCTTCCTGGAAGCTTGGTGCACGATGAAATCCTTCACGATGAAGAACGTGGCTACTACCGGAGAACTAACCGTCTTGGAGGCTTTGAGGGAGGCATGACTAATGGAATGCCTGTAGTTGTCCACGGAGCAATGAAGCCGATTCCAACTCTGTACAAACCCCTTCAAAGTGTTGATATTGAAACAAAAGAGCCGTTTTCAGCCAGCATTGAGAGATCGGATAGCTGCGCAGTGCCAGCAGCTGCGGTAGTTTGTGAAGCGGCTGTTGCCTGGGAACTTGCTGATGCGTTCCTTGAAAAGTTCGGGGCGGATACGATCGGTGATATTAAAGCTAATTTAGCAGCTTATACAGAAAAAGCGAGGAATTTTTAA
- the aroB gene encoding 3-dehydroquinate synthase — MTASVVQIKAGSSPYPVIIDEGSRKGTWNIIRDHLIEVPSSFFIITDESVGNLYLDDVLSSFPENAKVNFCTVPSGESSKSFSMYEKVMTEALEKNLDRNSLIIALGGGVIGDLAGFVAATYMRGIAFVQMPTTLLAHDSSVGGKTGINHSYGKNMVGSFHQPSLVIYDTECLNTLPEKEWRSGFAEVIKHGFISDGDFLNWVSEKVNDFHSMETDVLKEMLHRSISVKADIVQLDEKEKGVRAFLNFGHTLGHAVEAESGYGKITHGEAVAKGLRFALRLSESVFGVKIPYEPYLEKMEALGYDLSLPPGISAERLLNRMRGDKKASGGDVRFVLLKNIGEPELVKVNDKEILKVLKREVG, encoded by the coding sequence ATGACGGCTTCAGTCGTTCAGATAAAGGCTGGTTCGAGTCCTTATCCAGTCATTATTGATGAAGGGAGCAGAAAGGGCACCTGGAATATTATCAGAGATCATCTTATAGAGGTGCCTTCCTCCTTTTTTATCATAACGGATGAATCTGTGGGAAATCTGTATTTGGATGATGTATTAAGCTCCTTTCCTGAAAACGCAAAGGTAAACTTCTGCACAGTACCGTCTGGAGAAAGCTCCAAATCTTTTTCCATGTATGAGAAAGTAATGACAGAAGCTCTTGAGAAAAATCTTGATCGGAATTCATTGATAATCGCCCTTGGGGGCGGAGTTATTGGTGATCTTGCAGGTTTTGTTGCTGCCACGTATATGAGAGGCATAGCATTTGTGCAAATGCCCACCACTCTTCTGGCGCATGACAGCAGTGTAGGGGGAAAGACAGGGATCAATCATTCCTACGGCAAAAACATGGTTGGGTCCTTCCACCAGCCATCTCTTGTGATATACGACACGGAATGCCTTAATACTCTGCCTGAAAAAGAATGGCGCTCGGGTTTTGCAGAAGTAATTAAGCATGGCTTTATATCAGATGGGGATTTCCTGAACTGGGTCAGCGAGAAAGTGAATGACTTTCATTCCATGGAAACGGATGTGCTGAAGGAGATGCTTCATCGGTCGATTTCGGTAAAGGCTGACATAGTGCAGCTAGATGAAAAAGAAAAAGGCGTCCGTGCATTTCTGAATTTCGGCCATACGCTGGGCCATGCTGTCGAAGCTGAATCAGGTTATGGCAAAATAACTCATGGGGAAGCAGTCGCAAAGGGTTTGAGATTTGCCCTTCGGTTAAGCGAAAGTGTGTTCGGTGTGAAAATTCCATATGAGCCATATCTTGAAAAAATGGAAGCGCTGGGGTATGATCTTTCACTTCCCCCTGGTATCTCAGCAGAACGTCTTCTTAACCGGATGAGAGGAGATAAAAAAGCGTCCGGCGGCGATGTCAGATTTGTGCTTTTGAAAAATATAGGAGAGCCAGAGCTGGTAAAAGTGAACGATAAAGAAATTCTTAAAGTATTAAAACGAGAGGTTGGATGA
- the aroH gene encoding chorismate mutase, with product MVRGIRGATTVEENNADEILTATLRLFKEMEAANTYRPDDISHVLITVTEDLNAAFPAGALRKLEGYDLVPVMCAREIPVPGSLEKCIRVMMTVNTEKRPEEIKHIYLEKAVTLRPDLSLTKNANIR from the coding sequence ATGGTAAGGGGAATCAGAGGAGCCACCACAGTGGAAGAAAATAATGCAGACGAAATTTTAACCGCCACATTAAGGCTGTTTAAAGAAATGGAAGCGGCTAACACCTACCGCCCTGATGATATTTCCCATGTTCTGATAACAGTAACTGAAGATTTAAATGCTGCTTTTCCTGCAGGTGCATTACGAAAACTGGAAGGATATGATCTTGTTCCGGTCATGTGTGCAAGAGAGATCCCGGTCCCTGGTAGCCTTGAAAAATGCATCCGGGTGATGATGACTGTCAATACAGAAAAGCGGCCTGAAGAAATTAAACATATTTATCTGGAAAAAGCGGTAACTCTTCGTCCGGATTTATCCTTGACAAAGAATGCGAATATACGTTAG